One Hevea brasiliensis isolate MT/VB/25A 57/8 chromosome 6, ASM3005281v1, whole genome shotgun sequence genomic window, AAGGAAAATTTTCATTCTTTATTAACTAAATTGATATAAAAGAATACACACATTAATATTATATGGTGAATGCAACTTAATCGTAATATTAtgattattataaatatattataacaaTTACTTTATAATTATTTAGTCACAATTATGTATATACTTATAATAAaagtaatatattaatatataaataaatcaccttctaaatttaaatatgctgaatattaataaatttaaatttgacttatttattaaataattctaAAATTTGAGTTTGATCTCAATTTGAACTCATTAAGCAAATAAATTGAAGTCAAACTAAACTTTTATAAGGTAGTGAGTGGCTTAATTTGTTTACATTATACTTTCagcaataattatttttggttgtGATTTAACTTAATTTGTTTTGATAGCTGAAAATATACAACTCACTTGgtaaactcaaatttgagtcttcacttctccactctaatatttaaaaaaaaaaaaattgtattattagaaaattattaactttgattttttttttttttcacgtaATGGACATTAAAGAATTGAAATATATTAATTCTGAAATCACTATAAATGACTGGATTAGTGGAGAGCGAAGAAGCACGAGGATTCCTAATGGAATTGGCTCTAGTAAAATGTATGCTGTTAGCATTAATAGTTTGGCTTCAAATCCACAAAAGCAAAAGTTGCCTTGAAGAGGAGAGATTGGCTCTCTTAGGAATCAAGGATTCTCTTAAATCAACTGGATCTAATGGAGATCATCTTTTATCTTCATGGATAGATCAACCAAATAACGATTGCTGTAAGTGGGAGCGAGTCATATGTAATTCTATTACAGATCGTGTGATCAGGCTTTCTCTCAACAAGACAACCCAAAATGTGAGAAGAGCAAATACATTGTTTCTAAACGTGTCTTTGCTCCGGCATTTTGAGAAACTAACACATCTTGATTTATCCTCCAATAAATTTGGTGGTTGGATTGAGAATGAAGGTATATTTTTTTTCAAGAGATAGaaaatcttatttatttattttattataatcttGAAGTTTAATTATACATATCCGTTACTAATATGTACTTTTTTCCCCTAATAACATCAAAATTATGCACTCAATCTAGAGGTGCCAAATTTACAAGGCAACTACTTGGGCGGGAGCCTCTCAACGCTAGGTAATAAGAAAAATTTCtatcttttttaattttaaatataaggtTGTAGTTTGAGAGTAAATTTTaaacatttttattaaaaaattataagtttgaattccattttttttttttttataatgctTCTTTTAATCAAcacttttaaataaatatataatttatgatgtataagaaaaaaaaaaagatatattaTGTTTTCAATATTGCATAGCATCTTAATTTTATTGGATTAGCTGCGCATGTTTTCAGATTTCACTGCCTTCAAAAGCTTGGAAGTCTTGGAtttgagtggaaatgggatcagTGGGATCATTCCTAACTATGTATGGGCACCAACTTCTCTCAAAGCATTATCATTATCTGGCAATTCATTTCATGGATCTTTACAAATTCAAAGTAAGTATTGTGAATTTTCTTTtgtcatttacaataattttacAGCGTTTTGCTGCAATTGAGACCCAAAAATTAGAATGATATTGATTTATGTTGTCATTTTTGGCAGGTTTTTGTGGAATGGAGAGACTTGAAGAGTTGGATCTTAGTTCTGCTGGTTTTAGTGGTGGCATTCCTTCTTGCTTAGGGAATTTTACATCTCTCAAAATGTTGAATCTGTCTATAAATCAATTATATGGTGAGATCCCAAATAACTTATCCAAACTAGAGACCCTAGACCTATCACACAATAACCTATCAGGTGAGATCCCAGAGCTACCATTGAATCAATCCCAGATTCAGTCACTGAACTTGTCCCACAATCAATTAACAGGCTCTATCCCAAAATCTTTTTTGAATTTGTCAAAAATGGAGAGCCTGGACCTCTCTTATAACGACTTGAGCGGAAGGCTTCCACTGGAATTGATAGATCTAAAGTTTCTAAAAGTATTCACTGTGGCTCATAACAATTTGTCGGGTAAGATTCCAGAGCAATTCAATAAATTCAATCGTTACAGTTACGAAGGTAATCCACTTCTCTCTGGGCCATATTCAGAGAAAAATAGCAGGGATTGATTGGCTCCCTGGACAATGTTATTGCCGCATGAAGCAGATGAAGGATTGTTTTAGATTTGATTGTGTGTCCTTCTTTGCAAGGTTTTTTTAGTGCTTTTTATCGTGTTACTGTTGGCCCCTGTGAGGCTCTCATTAGTTGTTGATTCCTCTGTTCCTACAATCTGTAATATATatcttcaattaaaaataaaaaaataaagcctACCATGTATTGAATGTTTTATTTACAAGCAAGGTGCCATCTATTGTGACTTTGGTTTTAATTCATTTTGTTTATACTTTGTATATTTTATCACTGAATTAGATTTTAACAATCCATCTAAAGGTAATTATTGAAAATATAAGATTTACTTTGTCAAAAATAAAGTTATCATGAAAACTCCCTACAAGGAAATATCAGTTCTGAATCCTGCAGTTTTCTTCTGCAATGGACTTTGGgcctaaatttgaatttattggtGTTGAGGCGTGAGAACAACagtccaattaaaaaaaaaaaattaaacaaagaaagaactaaaagccCATCAACAAAACAATGAAATCTTCCTTCCCTAAacaatttaaacactttaaaaacTCATATCTTATCTTCAAAAACTTTCTTCCGACTATCTTGTATAATTTGGTCACCACGAATCATGATAGCCAAAGAATATATAGCCAACAAGTATTATttagtatttaaatattttttaatttacaaaaaatcCAAATTCTAGTATTGGCATGCATATAATTtgctaagaaattaataaatcacAAAAGAAATAAGCATATGCAAAAGAAAACTTACGTAGGTTGTGTTTGATTCACCTGTTGGATGTAGCTGATAGCTGGTAGATGTTCAAACCGGTGAACTAGAATATTTGGTAAGTTTAAAAAAATGAAGCTGATAGCTGATGAGTAGCTGATATGATATGGTatccatcagctgcagtttgtatcaactCTATTTTTAGAATTGTTTCTCATCAGttctgattttattttatttttttattttaattatattatccttttttatttaactcaaaattaatattgctaatacttttatatttttcatttataattttaacattttaattaaagcatttcaactttttttaaatattttttattaataatataaaatataaaatgtttatttatatctaaaaacttaaaattaattataagttttttctttatcaacaataataattactttattattttatctatatttttaaaattatttaattattttttaaaaaaatttaattattttcttatttcaataataaaataaatgatataatataatagattaataattatatatttattttaataatataataaatgatataatatattaatttaataattgtatatttaatttaataataaaataaataatataatataataaatttataattttatatttattttaataataaaataaattatataatatatactctTATTAGTAATTTCACACATCAATAACAACAGCTAAATAtatttttaccaaacacttaatataaatcagCTATCATCAGCTACCAGCTATCAtctatcagctaacagtaacagTTATCAACTAACAGTTATCAACTGTATTTAACAGTTAAACTAAAAAAGCCTGTATTCTAGTCAATATTTGTGGATAAATAAAGTATTTATTCATCAATAGTaagtttttttattaaaaataaattaattttgcgtctaaatttttagtttgtttctaaataaactcatttttatttctcttatctcaattAACTCACAATtctctatttaatttcaaaaaattttagtaacaatttttaatttttttaataataaaatattaatatattttattaaaacttattattaatgtaaaaaatataaaattaattattattattattattattattattattattattattattattattattcggaATTGTTTCAGTTTGATGTTTTTcgttttttttttcatgaaaaaaaattaaaaacttgtTGGGTTGAATGTTgcgtttttaaataaattttgtttcTAAAGTTGAAAACGGCAAAGGAGAAACAAGCAAAATTGGATTTTTAATTTGGCTTTTCATGGAGCATTAACGTAGTGGCTCATCATTCACTATAATATACTAGAAGAAAATATCAAAACAGAAATCGAATTTAGAAACGGACATATGTCGGTTTGTAATTTGAAACGGCTTTTGAAACGGAAATTGAATAGAACAAATTAAATATGTCAAAGACTGATTAGCAACGGATTTGAAACCAAAATTTAAAACGGAATCTAATCGGTTTCTAACTTTTGCACAAACTTTTGGCGGCAAAATTAGCATCGATTTTGAAAGAGATTACAAACCGACTTTTGAAACTGAATTTCATTCCGTTTCTAATTTAAAGATTCAAAACTGGTTCCATTATATTTAAGTCATATTAGAAACTGATTCTAGTcggtttctaattttttttaattttgtaacacccctaatttttaaatttattatttttggataaatattgatattttatcttatttgtattttagtaaattatttgaaatttttcggattttggaaatcgggtttgattttccgaaaatataaaactttgatgatttttaacaattaatttaaagaccacgtggcaaaactaaaaatatatttggagtctacgaatttttctgagttttctagaattttttctgaatttttgggcctcgttttcggttccaaggcagagtaaaaattcaaaattttatatcctgaatcgaaccgatcgaatcaaacctgaccggatcggaccgatcgaatcggaccggctccttcttcctttttcttctccccgcgcgcgtcccgacctccctctctctctctcccgttttctctctcctccctcctccctttGCGCTGCGCCTCCCACCACCCACTCGGCCGTGCGCCCCACCACCTCCCACGGCCACCGACACGGCGGCGGAAAACACGCCAAAGCCTCCCACCTTGCAGCGACGCTTCATCTTTCCGActgaaattcggccgatccggccaccgattgggtcaggtcttgtgtcaaacaacatctactcgtcgagagctttccataaacaccaagaacaccaaaatccatcgagcggtttgtccaatttttatcctggaagttttagcccattttgactttcgggctagatttcccgcaaaccgtgaaccccacgagaaaaccaagagtaccagagtgctcccctcatcgagagcttcgcggcgatataaatttcaaattttttcgacaccgttttttggtgggtcccacggaacttcgtagtgttttttcgagcattaaatgagcttagaaaattccgtaaaatatatgtactaacccccgtattgtgggcttcatgtaggtatcttcaatttgcggaaattcgacagttgttcgggtctgtgaatttccagccagacagaccggctacagaaaaagtctccgaattggatcgagattttggctaccccaccattgtcagatgtcccgagcgtgtcccaggagtcggaatcggcataggtaaacccgaactttactttttcgtaattttctagtgcttaaatgggattaaaaatccataaaatattcgtggtagctcagaaaattatgattctttttgcaatagcctagtaatattgctaaggaccgcggggcaaagttttagaatttttagagcttatttgggcagtttttacaaaaatgatcaattataaggactaaactgtaaatttacatattgtgattgaggactgtttggatgggcccaggaggggctgtgtgatgtgattgagttgtgagtgtatgaattgcgaatatagaagtgcgttttgagcccttttgcaggttgggtaggtcctaggtataggggagactctgccagattttcggcacgacttaggatgtatttggtcttttcttagtttgtattgagtcaattgtattaaataattgtaatgtaattgtcaagtgagccgggacagccttcttcctccgcccagccgtcaCAGTGACTACTGTCAAGTctttgagtaaaatattaattttaattgtaatttcactattattatatgttcaagcatgcccatgcatcacttatatgtatatatctatg contains:
- the LOC131180672 gene encoding receptor-like protein 35, whose product is MTGLVESEEARGFLMELALVKCMLLALIVWLQIHKSKSCLEEERLALLGIKDSLKSTGSNGDHLLSSWIDQPNNDCCKWERVICNSITDRVIRLSLNKTTQNVRRANTLFLNVSLLRHFEKLTHLDLSSNKFGGWIENEEVPNLQGNYLGGSLSTLDFTAFKSLEVLDLSGNGISGIIPNYVWAPTSLKALSLSGNSFHGSLQIQSFCGMERLEELDLSSAGFSGGIPSCLGNFTSLKMLNLSINQLYGEIPNNLSKLETLDLSHNNLSGEIPELPLNQSQIQSLNLSHNQLTGSIPKSFLNLSKMESLDLSYNDLSGRLPLELIDLKFLKVFTVAHNNLSGKIPEQFNKFNRYSYEGNPLLSGPYSEKNSRD